The nucleotide sequence CCATCGATCGAAGGAGGTTGTGGGTACAAAACGGCGATGCCCGAACTCCCTTTAATAGTACAGATTGGGGACATCAAGAGTCGTCAAAACAGATTAACTCTGTGGTCTCTTCAGTAGAGAGCTGCTGAATCGACACCCGACACCCGTACACATGACCTGTGATTCTCAACCGTGATACATGACATTTGCTCAAATGGTTAATGCATTGCCCCCGTTATGCAAGTGTAGTAAAGCAATATTTCTTCCGATACCTCTCAAGCCACAAGGATACTGTTTGTCCCCCTTTCTATAGCTATAGCGGTGTCGTGCATGGTCTAGGTTCACAAAATGCATATCCAGCTCGCATCATGTATATTTATACATGTGAAACGAATGGACCAAATATATATTCAATGATCGGGATATGATCCTGATAATCAATGACATCACAACGCATGTACGTGGGTGTGTTTCAATGCTTGATTGACATCATATGCTACTTCATATTTAGTAGTACCAAGTAACATAGTAAGAAAATTTCATTATCGGATCAGGTGGGGCCTTATATTTTACGTGCTTAAGTTTTACTTTGAAGTTTCAAAGAGCTTACTTGACTACTTTTTGTCCAAGAAAAAGGTAAGGTTGCAAGGAGCATGGGCGGAACCAGGATTTGGGCCAAGCTCCAGGCCCCGGGCTTGTCCAAGAAAAACAATCGGCAGCATTTCCTAAAAGAAAACAACGTGGCGTAGGCCTACGCGAAATTCCGTTCATGCCCTCAATAATCTAACGAATTCACAGCGCAGCCACCGCGTCGCTGCCGTCTCCTCTTTTCCACTTCCACCCAACACCCACCCCTGCTCGCCGCTCctgcccccgaaaccctagcggcGAGGATGGGCCGCAAGCGCcgccagccgtcgccgccgccgcccccgcctccgGAGGAGGAGTCTTCCGCCGACGAGTCCAgctcggcggaggaggaggaggaggaggaggaggaggcggaggccacCCCCGCGACCCAAAATTCCCCCAAACCCCCTtccgccgccacggccgacgacGCCGAGGCCGACGCCGATTCGTCGGATGAAAGTGACGAGGAGTCCTCCGAGTCGGGCAAGATCGACGCCGAGGCCTTCGAGCTGCGCCAGATCGCCTCCTCCAAGCTCGAATCCGACGCCGGTGAGCCCACGCCGCCGGCCAAGGACAAGAAGAAGGGTAAGTCTTTGGCGGAGCCCTCTCCGTCCGGCACGGCCAAGAAGGCAAAGGCCGGGGCGGCGGAGAAGGCACTCTCCGAGCTCACTCCTGCCAGCGAGGGTAAGAAGAAGCACAAGGCCCAGCCGGAGAAGACTGGGCCGTGGACCAAGCTTGAGAAACCCGGACAGCCCAGGCGCTGGACTACTGAGGACGAGATCAAGATCCTGGAGGCTCTTGTTCGCCACGTCAAGGCCAATGGCACCCAGCCGGGCGCTCGTGAGCTTATTACTGCGGTTGGTGCCAGCCTCGAAAGGAAGAACGTCACCAAGACGGAAATGTATGAGAAGGTGCGGAATATCAGGCAGCGATATGAGAAAGCGGTGAGCACGGGCGCTCTGCCAGAGAAAGATGATGACCTCCGCAAGTTCAAGCTCTCGGAGCAAGTGTGGGGAGAGAATGCAAAGCAGATCGCTGCAGCCACCATGGCTCAAAATGAGGCTGCTTCCTCAAAGAGCAAGAAGAAGGGGCAGACTAGCAAGGAGAAAACAGAGGGCTATTCAAAGGGTGGTACAGCAAAGGAGACCACTGCTAGCGCCGATGAAACAGAGGGCTATTCAAAGAGTGGTACAGCAAAGCAGGCCACCAAAGAGAAGGCAGACGAAGATAGCAAGGGCGGGTCATCAAAGAAGGCTAGCACTGCTGATACTCCTGCTAAGAGTAGAAAGCGGGGAAACCAAAAGGAGGAATTGGAAGGCGATGTGAAAACTGGCACTACAAAGGAGACCGTGGATACTACCGCTCGGAATGGTGGAACTTCGGTGAGGAGCAAGGGTGTAAAGTCTGACAAAGAGAAAACGGATGAAGATGTAGAGAACCCCACGCCAAAGGAGGCTATGGGTGATGCTCAAAATGGTGGCACCCATGCTCTGTTTAAGAAGGAAGGGGAAACTCATGAAGAGAAAATGGACACTGATGCTAATGTGAGAGGCATGCACAAAGGGTTTGATGAATTGCAGAAATTGTACCCCAACCTTACCTCTTATGTGGAGGACATCCAGGCCCAACATCCATGTGGGGAGACACTGAAGAGAGCATTTGAGTTCATGGACGACGAGAAGGCATGTGCTTTAGAATCCAAGATCAAGAAGCAAAGGGTAGCTGAGTTGAGGATAGGGATGCGCCGTGCTGACACAAATAAGGAGGTGACCAACATATTCATAGGACTGCTGGACTAAACCCTTCTGTTGCTGTCAAGCCATTTATGCGGTATATCATTCTACTTACGCCTGTGCTATTATGTCGTATCATGATGATATATCGAAGATTTTTATATAACTCAATGTGAAGCATCCTACTTATCTAGTTTACTTTAAGTAAGTCTAGCTTTATATATCTGCAGTCCAAATTCCACCCACCCTAAAAGGTTAGAAAGATTAGGCGGATGCAGGTGAGTTGGACGTTTGGTTGGACATATATCCAGTGTAATTTTGTACCGGCAGTGAGGCCCTGTGAATTTGTGGCTACTGAAAGTCTGAAACAAGGGCCAAGGGACACGAGATGGATTATGCATCTCATATCTTATGCTTCTATAGTTCTATTTAAATATGGCTGCATCGTATTTAGATACACAGTTTCTTTTGCAGTACTAACTTGTAAATCTTCCTGCAATTATTGTGTCGGTTACTGTTATTGTATTGTGGCTGTCAAAATATTGTTCAGGATCAAACTGCTGGTGTCTTTGATTGTTAGTTAGACTTTCTAGTCATTTTAGTTACTTACATTTAACCTTATGTCTCAGTTTTCAAGCAACTTATAAAGTTATATAAGTCGATTAGTTAAGTGAATTTAATATCGTGTTGACAACGTTTTTTTTTCGGTAACACTGTGTTTTGGACAGCAGTACATAGTTTCAGGAAACTGTAATCTCTCTTAGAGATCATTTTTTGTTGCTTCCCCTTCAGCATCCTAGAAAGTACAACTGTTGCATTTTTGTTCATGTTAGTTCTTAGATCTGGCATTTGACATGTCGTGTCTTGCGGAAAAAGGGCTGATTTCCTGAAAGTCAGCAGACATGCAAATTCAGTTGGAAGTTCGGACTACAGAGAATGCTAAAGTATGGTGTCTTAATACCTGAAAGGCTGAAATTGTGTTGGGAGGTTCATTGTAGAGATGTTGTCTAAGTCTGTTATTTCAGCAACTCTGGAAGTTGTCGTTCACACAAATTGACAGGGTCCCTAGTTTTTAGTTTCGATTTCTTTGTGCCTTATTGGATCGTGGATCAATTTGTAGCAGCTTCAAAAAGTGCGGAACTCGGTATCTTGGCCGAATGTTATGCCCCTTTCCTGCATCATCATGCAGAAGCTAGCACGGATATGTGGTATTGTTCTCTGTGTTGAACAAAGTGACTAGAGCTATTTCTTGTAAGCCGTTGGTTAAATATGCACTTGTGTTTTTGCAAATGGTGATCCCAGATTAGCATGTGCATCCATGATTTGTTTGATTTGTGTGCACCCTTCCTGTACTGAAATTGTATTTCTGTTGAGATAAGTGTGTATTTACATGTCACAGTGGTATACAATGTTCCATTGCTGATGTAACTTCCGGTTCTGTTTGCTTTTTATTGCCAGATTGCTGGGTAAGAAGACTGACTGATGTAGCAAAAGGTTGATTGGACGTGGAACCGATGGATGAGCATGAGACATGGTGATGAGCTACTGTTGTGGCCGGCCGTTGTCTTGTTTATGATGGTTGGTGGTCAGCTGACTCATACTGTCTTATGCCAGTACCCATGTTGGTGTCATGTCTAGGAAATGCAGCGTCATAATGCTGACCATGACTTGGAATTCCGTTTCTTCTGTTCAATGAGTTAGGTCTTATTGGCCGTGTAATGTTGCTTCTGAATTCAGTGGTAGTAGAGGCCTAGAGGCCGGAGGCCGATGATCAGGCGTATTGGCTTTGGGTTGAGGCTGCTGGATTAAGAGCCTTCTTTTGTAGTTCTAAGCGCTGTTTTGGAGCTGTCATGGTTGGATGTAATGCTGTGTTTGTTGGAGTTTGTTTTGGTTTCAGTCTTCTAGTGTTGAACTTAAGTTCATTTTGGATGATGAAAACTCTTCTTATTTGGGCATAAATTAAAGCATGAACTTGTACAAAACGTTGCATCCCCATCCCAACGACTCACGAAGGATAAAACAGGCTGCTAGGCGAAACAGTTCCACCTACCGCCGGTGCGACGCGGGCTCCTACTGCTCTAGCCACATCTTCAAGACAGTACACAAGCGGTCTGTCAGAGAGCTGTAGGCCCGCAGACTCGTAGCATTCATCAAGCGAGTTGTGATTCTCGGATTGCTTTGCCAAAGTTTGCTCCAATTATCAttcctctacttcctctacacgaCTGAACCGCAGCAATATCTATCCTGATACCTCTCAAGCCCCAACGTACTTGTTTCTTCCTCCATGACCTATCCTTGTTGTATTACGAAACTCATCGGGCTCGAATCTGAAAATGTGTATGCATTTCTTGGCTTGTGCATTTATACATGTGAATGGTTGGAGCAAATCGCACCTATATTCGATTATCCCGAGACGATCATGATAAGTAATGAATTCAATGCTTGGTTGGTCTTATATGCTACTGCATATTTAATATCAAGTGCTACACTGGTACTCATGCATACATCCATAACCTATTTATACATCATCTGACATTGTTGTCAGGTTACAACAAATGCATATTCAACGACTTAATTACACATCTATCTGACATTATTGTAAGATATCCGTATTGAAATCCTGAGCAATCGGCCTTATCTCCCCCTTCTGAATAAAACTATATAAATGACATGGAGCACACATTAATTTACATAATGAAGGATGCCAATACATCCTAGAGGAGCCACTGCTTACCTCAACAGTCTATGTCAATCACATATGCATTCACCAATAGTCAactatcactagtgcagaaccgggcaatagcaccggttcgtaaggccctttagtgccggtttggtaactgacgctaaaatgtaggcactaaagccccccctagtaccggttcagcacgaaccggtgctaaagggcaaccacgtggcacgagccagcttcgggggcagggagcccacgtgacaccaaccggtattaaaatgttgagggggttgggtttatgatttctttttcatttaattttgtgttttccatttaattctttttcgtttgctggtattttacgatactacatattgtacacgttatgcatatatataaataaaatTTATAGTAGAatcgatcataatatatatatatatatagggtcgcgctattctgCACCCtggttgaggaatagttattcttcacccccttctattttaccatcaatgcaccgtaattttacattccgtaagttttgtcttatttccgacgtaaaaagagactgtaagaaaatatataatcgccgtaaaaaatattttatgttatgtaaaattacaaacgtaaaaatatagtctaaaatatacataaactacaaattttcttgtcttatgacctatatttttattttcttatgtcaaattttacgtagtgaatcaataggaatgtaactatttgaattctaaacgtaatttaattatgaaatgatcataagattacctcgggtgaagaataacttattctgcaccctggatgatgaatagtgacactatatatatatatcatcgaatgtctcataaccaccattaattaattcacacatacacacacacacacacacacacacacacacacacacacacacacacacacacacacacacacacatatatatatatatatatatatatatatatatatatatatatatatatatatatatatacaatttctcctaattggtgccttcggagcacgataacaattggaagtggttcatgaaggcggtagcgggtaatagtattctcctttgggatctatgacctggtcgagcaaaaatcccgctattttctcttgaattgcttctatgcggtcctgtgctaggagcttgtcccgcacctctttgaactgttaagaaggagatcaatatacatgtgtattagttgtgtgactagatatcgataatggtgtaaaaattgtgaatagtgttttgacaatcGATATCGTACTCACTCCGGTCTTTGAGATTTGcttctttcggacgccatcatgtgaatattctcgcaaacgtagtatgcacatagatcattccccgacgcctgctttagggcctttacgagaatgaaatttgatcagataataattaatcaagcatgataattaaagagatgacagctagctagtactacttaattacttaccttgggtcgataccatttcagactttgtttccatgggcctggagtgaccttgatgaactttgcccaagccctgcccgccaacaaagaaaatgaataaatagattattaaatagttgttatcaggaaatgacgaactaattaaataggccgagatatagttaataatgattgaaattacctgttgactatccccttcatgatgatGTAGTCACTTTCTTAAGTAGCGaatctagtacttcaactgttcttcatcaactttaatgattaacaagatccagtgaaatctgcatgcacacacgtttgcatgtcttaattaagcgggcatatgtaagcaaaaacatgtagctatagctagtagggaaaaacagaatttgtagtacaagacagtgtgactcactgaaagttgcaaggaagtagtatatcttcattgtatttgagttccttgaagaactgtagcatgctttcctctacacatttTGCATGATATGGAtatattttccatgtgtattcattaatggtatttgggtcaaagaacccaatgccatagcgtctaccttttttcatttcataaatcttcatcctgcataataccacaaaaaagaatatagtaaggataattacaggtaatgattgatcaaaatgatcagctagcttgagacttaaattacagaaagaaatcacttacagacaatagcaactgacgatagatttgtcgagtgcatctttgttgtatagctgaaaaagttctgaatactcaacggtcacagctttcttatggtagtaatgctcctcgttgacattcaccatgagggactctcgattggaaatcttggtaatgtccatgtatcattgatgcaattcatacattctcgttgggagcttattgacctcctctggctcgaccaaaggttggccccgggcatatttccgttttatttcctcctctctagtcggagacatgggctcgatatcgaggagttgtccaacagtgatcccgatcgattcagcctgcgcaatatgctcctcggttattagcACATCGCCCATCCCGGGAacattaacggtttgcccacaataatattgggcgcgcctactctcatgtgttgttgcacaacaagcggggggattgattgcgccatctgttctcccagctggggaatggttttaccgctccttttgctagctgatttgctcgagctcgagctcgcctctttctgtagacgtgctcgatttaacttcctgaggtggcgctcatagtctgtgtcaacaggcttgggagctggtggtctagccatacgaatgaagtggtctatcttttccacaggcactttctcccttggcggcagtggcggtttcggtgcaaaatgggcttccacctcggccttcgatatggctacgttttcctcctcggacttgtcgtaaggcctctgcggaagaggcgcgaggcttggaccgcgaggcttggaccatattgaaatcgcttgcctccgcctgtacctgcagtactacctcgacttgtaccgctacgcaccatagttgaggcggctctcttccatgattgctgaggc is from Triticum aestivum cultivar Chinese Spring chromosome 3A, IWGSC CS RefSeq v2.1, whole genome shotgun sequence and encodes:
- the LOC123059951 gene encoding uncharacterized protein DDB_G0286299, which produces MGRKRRQPSPPPPPPPEEESSADESSSAEEEEEEEEEAEATPATQNSPKPPSAATADDAEADADSSDESDEESSESGKIDAEAFELRQIASSKLESDAGEPTPPAKDKKKGKSLAEPSPSGTAKKAKAGAAEKALSELTPASEGKKKHKAQPEKTGPWTKLEKPGQPRRWTTEDEIKILEALVRHVKANGTQPGARELITAVGASLERKNVTKTEMYEKVRNIRQRYEKAVSTGALPEKDDDLRKFKLSEQVWGENAKQIAAATMAQNEAASSKSKKKGQTSKEKTEGYSKGGTAKETTASADETEGYSKSGTAKQATKEKADEDSKGGSSKKASTADTPAKSRKRGNQKEELEGDVKTGTTKETVDTTARNGGTSVRSKGVKSDKEKTDEDVENPTPKEAMGDAQNGGTHALFKKEGETHEEKMDTDANVRGMHKGFDELQKLYPNLTSYVEDIQAQHPCGETLKRAFEFMDDEKACALESKIKKQRVAELRIGMRRADTNKEVTNIFIGLLD